The following DNA comes from Frankia casuarinae.
ACGGTAGGTTCGGGGGCGCATGGTGCTGGCTTTTGAGGGTACCCGATGAAGAACTACTTCTTCATCTCCTATGCGGCAGATGAGGATCGGCGCTGGGTGCAGCGCTTTCACGCCGATCTCGAGTACGAGCTGCGGGTTCAGGTCGGCTCCGCGGTGGGCGGAATCCTGGACACCCGTCCGCGTCCCGGCATGGACGCCGACCTGGCCCTGGCCGCCGGCGCCGGCGGAACCCGCGTGATGGTGGCGCTCTGTTCCGATCCCTTTTTCAGGGACGCCTGGTGCGGGCGCGAGTGGGAGGTCTTCCACTCGCGCATCGAAAATTTCAGCAAGGCCGGTGCGACCAGACTGGAGGACGGTTTCCTCCGGGTGCTGTGGCGTCCGACGCAGGATCCCGTCCCGGCGGTCGCGACGAGGGATCTCGCGGACGCGAGCGCGGGACTCCCCGACACCTATCGCCAGCGCGGCCTGCTCTGGATGATGCGCAAGATGCTGCTCGGGGCGGGCGGGTACTACTGGTTCGTCCGCATGCTCGCGGCGCGGATCGTCGCGGCCCAGCAGATCACCCTGGACCCGGTGCCCGACCTCGCGGTGCGCCGCGCCGCCGCGGCCTTCGGCTCCCACCCCGGCTCGTCCGGGGACCCGTCGGAAGCGATGCCCCCCTTCCTTCCGCTGGCCGGGTCCGTGAACGGGAACGGGAACGTGAACGGGAACGGGAGAGCCGGTTTCCGGACCCACGGCGACGGCGACGAGGCGCGGCGCGCGGCTTCGATCGGGACGGCACCCCCCGTGCCCACGCCGACTACCACCTCCCGCCGAACCACGCCGCCGGTGGCGTCTGACGTACCGTCGCCGCAGACGCCGCTGGCGGAGGTCTCCCGTCTGGTCGCCATCAGCTACGTCGGCGCCGACCAGGAGTGGGCGGACTGGCTCGAATACCTGCTGCGCCGCGGCTCCCACCGGGTCGTGCAGGTCAGATGGGCGCAGAGTAGAGGTGAGCGGCTGGCCGAGACGGTTGACCGCATCGCCGCGCGCCGGCCGGATGTCACCGTGGCCCTGCTGTCGCGGCACTACCGGCCGCCCCGCCCGGAGAACCCCGGCGAGACCGAGATCGAGGCGTGGGAGCGGCTGGGGCTGGCGGGACCGCTCGAGAATCAGGTCATCCGGGCGGTCATCGACCGCGAACCGTTACCCGAGCCGCTGCGGACGCTGCCGAAGCTGGATCTGAGCCGGTTCGAGCCGACCGCGGTCGACGGACTGCTGGCGGGGATACGGGCGGGAGCCCGGCGATGAACGCCTACGCCCGGCCCGGTCGTCGGCCCGGCGATGCGCCCCCGGTGTGGCGCAGCCGCCGGGAGAACGAGCTGTTCGCCGGTCGCGACGACGAGCTGGAACGCATCTGGGACGGCCTGACCCGGCATCGGCGGGTGGTGCTGGTGCCGGAGGGGGACCAGTCCGACATCGGGGAGACCGAGCTCGCCGGCGAGTACCAGCATCGGTTCAAGCTGCGCTACGACGTCTCGTGGTGGGTGGACTGCTCGACGACCGCCGCCGTCCCCGGGCAGATCGGCGAGCTCTACGAGCGGGCCCGCACCGAACTTCCCGGCCCCCCTCCGGGCGCGGCCGACGCCGGGCCGGAGTCCACCGCGGGATGGTTGGTCATCTTCGCGGGTGTGGGCAGTCCGGACGAGGTGGCGGAGTTCCTGCCCGACGGCGAGGCGCATGTGATCATCATCGCCGACCGCGCCGTGGGCGCCTGGCGGGACCGGACGATGCCCATCGGGCCATTGCGTCGTCGCGAGTCGGTCATGCTGCTCACCAGCGCGGCGCCGATGGTCGACCCGGCCACCGC
Coding sequences within:
- a CDS encoding toll/interleukin-1 receptor domain-containing protein, giving the protein MKNYFFISYAADEDRRWVQRFHADLEYELRVQVGSAVGGILDTRPRPGMDADLALAAGAGGTRVMVALCSDPFFRDAWCGREWEVFHSRIENFSKAGATRLEDGFLRVLWRPTQDPVPAVATRDLADASAGLPDTYRQRGLLWMMRKMLLGAGGYYWFVRMLAARIVAAQQITLDPVPDLAVRRAAAAFGSHPGSSGDPSEAMPPFLPLAGSVNGNGNVNGNGRAGFRTHGDGDEARRAASIGTAPPVPTPTTTSRRTTPPVASDVPSPQTPLAEVSRLVAISYVGADQEWADWLEYLLRRGSHRVVQVRWAQSRGERLAETVDRIAARRPDVTVALLSRHYRPPRPENPGETEIEAWERLGLAGPLENQVIRAVIDREPLPEPLRTLPKLDLSRFEPTAVDGLLAGIRAGARR